In the genome of Muntiacus reevesi chromosome 5, mMunRee1.1, whole genome shotgun sequence, one region contains:
- the B3GAT3 gene encoding galactosylgalactosylxylosylprotein 3-beta-glucuronosyltransferase 3, whose product MKLKLKNVFLAYFLVSIAGLLYALVQLGQPCDCLPPLRAAAEQLRQKDLRISQLQADLRRPPPAPAQPPEPEALPTIYVVTPTYARLVQKAELVRLSQTLSLVPRLHWLLVEDAEGPTPLVSGLLAASGLLFTHLAVLTPKAQRLREGEPGWVRPRGVEQRNRALDWLRSGGGAVGGEKDPPPPGTRGVVYFADDDNTYSRELFEEMRWTRGVSVWPVGLVGGLRFEGPRVQDGRVVGFHTAWEPNRPFPVDMAGFAVALSLLLAKPNARFDATAPRGHLESSLLSHLVDPKDLEPRAANCTRVLVWHTRTEKPKMKQEEQLQRQGRGSDPAVEV is encoded by the exons atgaagctgaagctgaagaacGTGTTCCTCGCCTACTTCCTGGTGTCGATCGCCGGCCTCCTCTACGCACTGGTGCAGCTCG GCCAGCCATGTGACTGCCTCCCTCCCCTGCGGGCAGCAGCGGAGCAGCTTCGGCAGAAGGATCTGAGGATCTCCCAGCTGCAAGCCGATCTCCGtcgcccaccccctgcccctgcccagccccctgAACCCGAGGCTCTGCCTACTATCTATGTTGTTACCCCCACCTATGCCAG GTTGGTGCAGAAGGCGGAGCTGGTGCGGCTGTCCCAGACCCTGAGCCTGGTGCCCCGGCTGCACTGGCTGCTGGTGGAGGATGCTGAGGGCCCCACCCCATTGGTCTCTGGGCTGCTGGCTGCCTCTGGCCTCCTCTTCACACACCTGGCGGTCCTCACCCCTAAGGCCCAGCGGCTCCGGGAGGGCGAGCCAGGCTGGGTTCGGCCCCGAGGTGTAGAGCAACGGAACAGGGCCCTGGACTGGCTCCGGAGCGGAGGGGGTGCTGTTGGGGGAGAGAAGGACCCACCCCCACCAGGTACCCGGGGAGTCGTGTACTTTGCTGACGATGACAACACCTACAGCCGGGAACTCTTTGAGGAG ATGCGCTGGACCCGTGGTGTCTCAGTGTGGCCTGTGGGGCTAGTGGGCGGCCTTCGATTCGAGGGCCCTCGCGTACAGGATGGCCGGGTTGTCGGTTTCCACACGGCCTGGGAGCCCAACAGGCCCTTCCCAGTGGATATGGCGGGATTTGCTGTTGCCCTGTCTTTGCTATTGGCTAAACCCAATGCCCGGTTTGATGCTACCGCTCCTCGGGGCCATCTGGAGAGCAGTCTCCTGAGCCACCTTGTAGATCCCAAGGACCTGGAGCCGCGGGCTGCCAACTGCACTCGG GTTCTGGTGTGGCACACACGGACGGAGAAGCCCAAGATGAAGCAGGAGGAGCAGCTGCAGCGGCAGGGCCGCGGCTCAGACCCAGCTGTCGAGGTGTGA